The segment TGCAGGCGCAGGATAGCGCCGCGGCCCTCAGCTTGGGTACGGATATTTTCTAATATGACGGCCAGGCGGTCCTGCAGATCATCGAAGGTATAGAGGTCGGCAATATCGACTTCCTGGCTGAACCACCGCACTATATCGGTGGCGACAAATTCCGGATGCGGGCGCTGATAAGCATCCACCCGCACCAGGTAGCAGCCGCGGCGGCCCAATTCCCGGACACTGCGCCCCTGGGTGTTGCCGGGATAGATGATACAGGGGCCGGAGTCTCTTAATATTTTCTGATTATGAATATGTCCCAAGGCCCAGTAATCCATCCGGGCGTTAATCAGATCTTCCAGACTGCAAGGGGCATAATTATCGTGGCTGGGATCGCCTCCGACATTGCAATGCAAGACGCCGATATGGAAGAGGTCGTCATCCTGGCGCTGAAACTGCGGAACCAAATTTTGCCGCACTTCCCGGATCGGGTAGCTGATGCCACAGACACAGGCCAGCGGCTCGTTCTTCCGTCTGACGGTGATCTGCTCTACCCCCTCACCGCCGAACCGATGAACCCCGGACGGCATCTTCAGCCCGGCTTCCCAGCCGGCCAGCGGGTCGTGATTGCCGTGGGCCACAAAGCACTCTACACCCGCCTCGGTAGCGCGGCGCAGGGCGTCCCGAAAGCGTAACTGGGCCCAGAGGC is part of the Deltaproteobacteria bacterium genome and harbors:
- a CDS encoding DNA repair exonuclease, whose product is MTDSRRFSFVHCADLHLDSPFEGIHALEPALAATLRDATFKAFDKVIDLAIGEGVDFIIIAGDVYDSADRSLWAQLRFRDALRRATEAGVECFVAHGNHDPLAGWEAGLKMPSGVHRFGGEGVEQITVRRKNEPLACVCGISYPIREVRQNLVPQFQRQDDDLFHIGVLHCNVGGDPSHDNYAPCSLEDLINARMDYWALGHIHNQKILRDSGPCIIYPGNTQGRSVRELGRRGCYLVRVDAYQRPHPEFVATDIVRWFSQEVDIADLYTFDDLQDRLAVILENIRTQAEGRGAILRLQLVGRSGLHGQLRQINPERDLALPLREGETERPDFVWVESVQTRTRPPLDIDLRRQVQDFVGDFLRAAEAIRQEPQPAALIHDLLTQKTEHYPIARYLKKLTKAELLAMLSDAETLGLDLLLKDEE